Genomic window (bacterium):
CCGACCGGATGGGCTTCCTCATCCCGGCCATGACCCAGGAGCGTCTCGACAACCAGAAGGACGTGGTGCAGAACGAGAAGCGCCAGGGCGAGAACCAGCCCTACGCCGTGTCCCGCCAGCTCATGCTGGAGCTGCTCTTTCCCGACGATCATCCCTATCATCACACGGTCATCGGCAGCATGGACGACCTGGGCGCCGCGTCCATCGAGGACGTCTCGGAGTTCTTCGGGCTCTACTACGCCCCCAACAACGCCTCGCTCTGCGTGGCCGGCGATTTCGAACCCGCCGCGGCCAGGGCGCTGATCGGCGAGTACTTCGGCACCCTGCCCCCGGGACGCCCCGTGCAGCGGTTCCAGAAGTGGATTCCCAAGCTGGACGGCGAGCACCGCGCCGTGGCGCAGGACGACGTCGAGCTGCCCCGTCTCTACATGGCCTGGCACACGCCCGGCGTCCTGCAGCCCGGCGACGCCGAATCCGACCTGCTGGCCTCTGTGCTGGCCTCGGGCAAGACCTCCCGCCTGTACAAGGCGCTGGTCTACGAACAGCAGATAGCCCAGGACGTGGCCGCCTACCAGGACTCCCGCGGCATCAGCGGCATCTTCACCATCCAGGTCACCGCCAAGCCGGGCGTGTCCATCGACGACCTGGAGAAGGCCGTGGACGCCGAGCTGCGCACGCTGCTGGACAAGGGCGTCAGGAAGGACGAGCTGGCGCGGGCCCGCACCTCCTACGAGGCGGGCTTCATGCGCCGCATGCAGAACATCGGCGGCTTCGGCGGCAAGGCCGACCAGCTCAACGCCTACAACATCCGCACCGGCGATCCCGGCTATATGAAGCGGGATCTGCAGCGCTACCGGGACGCCTCGGCCAGGAGCGTCATGGATTTCGCGCATGCGTATCTCGACCTCGGGCGCCGGGCCGTCCTGCACGTGGTGCCGCTGGGGCAGCTCGCCGCGTCGGAGTCGGTCGTCGACCGCACGCGGATGCCGGGCGCGGGCCGGGAGCCCTCCTTCGCGCCGCCGGCCATCCAGTCGGCCGACCTGTCCAACGGCATGAAGCTGTACCTGGTGGAGAAACACGAACTGCCGCTGGTGCAGGTGAACCTGGTGGTCAAGAGCGGCTGGGCCGCCGACCCCGCCGACAAGCCGGGCGCCACCGCCCTGACCGCCGACATGCTCGACGAGGGCACGCGCAGCCGCGACGCCCTGCAGATCTCCGATCGCGCCCGCGAGCTGGGCGCCCAGCTCGGCACCTTCAGCGGCTTCGACGGCTCCTACGTCAACCTGAACGTGCTGAAGGCCCACCTGGACGACGGCCTGGACCTGATGAGCGACGTCGTGCTCAACCCGACCTTCCCCGAGGCCGAGCTGGAGCGCATCCGCGCCGAGTACCTGGGCCGCATCCAGCAGGAATCGATGCAGCCGGTGGTGACCGCCTACAAGCTCTTCCAGAAGCGGCTCTTCGGCGAGGGGCATCCCTACGCCCAGCCCTTCACGGGGACCGGCAGCGCCGAGTCCGTGCAGAAGCTGACGCGCGACGACCTCGTGCGCCAGCACCGCGAGCTCTACAGGCCCAACAACACGGCGGTGGTCGTGGCCGGCGACCTGACCCTGGGCGAGGCGGTCGGCAAGCTGGAGAGAACCTTCGCGCGATGGGAGCGCGGTCCGGTGCGTCCTGTCGCCGCTTCCGTCGCCCGCCCGTCGGGCGACGGCAAGATCTGCGTCGTGGACAAGCCAGGCGCGCAGCAGAGCGTCATCGTGATCGGCCACGAGGGACTGGCCCAGAACGATCCCGACGTGCTGCCCATGCAGGTCATGAACCTGCCCCTGGGCGGACAGTTCATGTCGCGGGTGAACATGAACCTGCGCGAGGACAAGGGCTACACCTACGGGGCCCGCACCATGACCCTGAACTTCGGGCAGAGCGGCATCTTCCTGGCGTTCTCGCAGGTGCATACCGAGTACACGGC
Coding sequences:
- a CDS encoding insulinase family protein, coding for MPRFTVVLCVLLALSIPAATATAQDLPDLEFEKYVLDNGLQVILHEDHSVPLVSVNIWYHVGSKNEKPGRTGFAHLFEHMMFQGSENHDEDYFAPLQKIGGTINGSTTEDRTNYWENVPSDQLELALWLEADRMGFLIPAMTQERLDNQKDVVQNEKRQGENQPYAVSRQLMLELLFPDDHPYHHTVIGSMDDLGAASIEDVSEFFGLYYAPNNASLCVAGDFEPAAARALIGEYFGTLPPGRPVQRFQKWIPKLDGEHRAVAQDDVELPRLYMAWHTPGVLQPGDAESDLLASVLASGKTSRLYKALVYEQQIAQDVAAYQDSRGISGIFTIQVTAKPGVSIDDLEKAVDAELRTLLDKGVRKDELARARTSYEAGFMRRMQNIGGFGGKADQLNAYNIRTGDPGYMKRDLQRYRDASARSVMDFAHAYLDLGRRAVLHVVPLGQLAASESVVDRTRMPGAGREPSFAPPAIQSADLSNGMKLYLVEKHELPLVQVNLVVKSGWAADPADKPGATALTADMLDEGTRSRDALQISDRARELGAQLGTFSGFDGSYVNLNVLKAHLDDGLDLMSDVVLNPTFPEAELERIRAEYLGRIQQESMQPVVTAYKLFQKRLFGEGHPYAQPFTGTGSAESVQKLTRDDLVRQHRELYRPNNTAVVVAGDLTLGEAVGKLERTFARWERGPVRPVAASVARPSGDGKICVVDKPGAQQSVIVIGHEGLAQNDPDVLPMQVMNLPLGGQFMSRVNMNLREDKGYTYGARTMTLNFGQSGIFLAFSQVHTEYTAESVMEFMKELDDVRGPRPISDQELADGKNQLVKSFPQQFQTIGGIAGQLGDLVLYDQPLNEWRTYVRRVTETDQAQVLDMARRHIDPGAYQIVIIGDWSEIEAGLRGLDLGEIVVMDSDAI